Proteins co-encoded in one Polynucleobacter sp. MWH-UH19D genomic window:
- a CDS encoding sulfite exporter TauE/SafE family protein gives MFELIDPIHFGLATLIIFGAYFIFGISGFGSSIVAVPLLVQMYPLKSVVPMMVIVDICASLYVGKKSSKDANLKELKWLFPFSLVGMILGIALLIQSPSEPLLITLGCFAALNGARVLWQRNHEMVDPINKWWAAPFGFMGGTFTALFATGGPIYVSYLGLRINDPKVLRATMAFAIFMLTFLRLTLMLVTGLILSWSVIGLAVCLLPATFMGIWLGTHVHTKLSNAGMRITYGSILIFAGATLLIRQLL, from the coding sequence ATTTTTGAATTAATTGACCCCATCCATTTCGGGTTAGCGACGCTAATCATTTTTGGCGCCTATTTCATTTTTGGTATTTCAGGTTTTGGTTCATCCATTGTTGCAGTACCACTATTAGTACAGATGTACCCATTGAAGTCTGTAGTACCAATGATGGTCATTGTCGACATTTGCGCCTCCCTTTATGTTGGAAAAAAGTCATCCAAAGATGCCAACCTAAAAGAGTTGAAGTGGCTATTTCCGTTTAGTTTGGTTGGCATGATTTTGGGAATCGCGCTATTAATTCAGTCGCCAAGTGAACCGCTATTAATTACTCTAGGATGTTTTGCTGCATTGAATGGGGCGCGGGTGCTCTGGCAAAGGAATCATGAAATGGTTGATCCCATCAATAAATGGTGGGCTGCTCCATTTGGTTTCATGGGCGGTACTTTTACTGCGCTATTTGCAACGGGTGGTCCAATTTATGTTTCGTATTTAGGCTTGCGGATTAATGATCCTAAAGTGCTACGCGCTACGATGGCATTTGCTATTTTTATGCTGACATTTTTGCGGCTCACTTTAATGCTGGTAACAGGACTTATTCTGAGTTGGTCTGTGATTGGCTTGGCAGTTTGTTTATTACCAGCAACTTTTATGGGAATTTGGCTTGGAACCCATGTGCACACTAAATTAAGTAATGCAGGAATGCGGATTACCTATGGATCAATTTTGATTTTTGCAGGCGCTACCTTGCTTATCCGACAATTGCTTTAA
- a CDS encoding FAD-binding oxidoreductase: MEQCQKIIGISNVLTSDFDKKPFLLDWSKRYSGKAIAVLKPKTTEEIAALVKLCCQQNIAITPQGGNTGLCGGATPRSHGDSVVICTTRLNTIREIDLDNSTITVDSGAVLSTVQETALKAGMLFPLSLAAEGSCTIGGNLGTNAGGIQVLRYGNMRDLTLGIEVVTANGEILHGLRGLRKDNTGYSLKDLYIGSEGTLGIITAATLKLYPLPKSKATALVAIKNIESAIKLIDLARKRCNADLTAFELISTRALDLISNQEKNWSSILNAKSGWAILLELSSMENSEYSRSQLETFLTEAFKLEFIDDAIIANSIQQSRDLWHARENIPEAQLKLGTIIKHDISIPISKIADFVKDTEIKLKARWPETQTIVFGHVGDGNLHYNLAPIATDDSLSSMESKRRAINELVHNQVYLYSGSFSAEHGIGQAKREELPFRKNIVEIDLMRAIKKALDPKNLMNPDKIL; this comes from the coding sequence ATTGAGCAATGCCAAAAGATTATTGGCATTTCAAATGTTTTAACTTCTGACTTCGATAAGAAACCATTTTTGCTTGACTGGAGCAAACGCTATTCTGGTAAAGCCATTGCAGTCTTAAAACCCAAAACTACCGAAGAGATTGCAGCATTAGTAAAGTTATGCTGCCAACAAAATATTGCAATTACTCCACAAGGAGGTAACACCGGTCTGTGCGGTGGCGCCACCCCAAGATCACATGGAGATTCCGTTGTTATATGCACAACCCGTCTAAATACCATTCGAGAAATAGACCTAGATAATTCGACGATTACGGTAGATTCTGGCGCCGTTCTATCTACGGTTCAAGAGACTGCGTTAAAGGCGGGCATGCTCTTTCCGCTAAGCCTGGCCGCTGAAGGGAGCTGCACAATTGGAGGCAATTTGGGTACTAATGCAGGCGGCATACAAGTACTTCGCTATGGGAATATGCGTGATCTTACCTTGGGGATAGAAGTTGTAACTGCAAATGGGGAAATTTTGCATGGTTTACGTGGTTTACGCAAAGATAACACCGGTTACTCATTGAAGGATCTCTATATTGGGTCTGAAGGTACTCTTGGAATTATTACTGCGGCAACACTTAAGCTCTACCCACTCCCGAAATCAAAAGCAACCGCATTGGTTGCCATCAAAAATATTGAATCAGCCATCAAGTTAATCGACTTAGCACGCAAAAGATGCAATGCCGATCTTACTGCTTTTGAACTTATATCAACTCGCGCACTAGATTTAATATCAAATCAAGAAAAAAATTGGTCGTCAATTCTTAACGCTAAATCAGGTTGGGCAATTTTGCTGGAGTTATCAAGCATGGAAAATTCCGAATACAGTCGCTCTCAGCTTGAAACATTTCTTACAGAAGCTTTTAAGTTAGAGTTTATTGATGATGCAATTATTGCCAACTCGATCCAACAAAGTAGAGATTTGTGGCACGCAAGAGAGAATATTCCTGAGGCTCAACTAAAATTAGGAACCATCATTAAACATGATATTTCAATACCCATTTCAAAAATCGCTGACTTTGTTAAAGATACGGAGATAAAACTTAAAGCTCGCTGGCCAGAAACGCAAACTATTGTTTTTGGCCATGTTGGCGATGGAAATTTACACTATAACTTAGCGCCCATTGCCACTGATGATTCTTTGAGTAGTATGGAATCAAAGAGGCGAGCGATTAATGAATTAGTTCACAATCAAGTCTATTTGTACTCAGGCTCATTTTCTGCTGAACATGGTATCGGTCAGGCAAAAAGGGAGGAGTTACCTTTTAGAAAAAATATTGTTGAAATAGATCTTATGAGAGCAATTAAGAAAGCTCTTGATCCAAAAAATCTGATGAACCCCGACAAAATTCTTTAA